A portion of the bacterium genome contains these proteins:
- the surE gene encoding 5'/3'-nucleotidase SurE, whose product MRILLSNDDGINAPGLAALAAEMAKHGEIIIYAPLSEMSAVGHAITLSDPLRVSEMRKNGAFFGYAVRGTPADCVKVAIWELGRQNRLPDIVISGINQGSNTGINTIYSGTVSAATEGAISGIPAIAMSLASYASPDFSVAAEFAGVIAHQLLAHPLPPGVFLNVNVPAVPRREIRGVRITRQGTANWIEEYEIRKDPHNRNYYWLTGEKRDEEPDPELDDQAILENMVSITPVHCDMTCYPALTTLREWNIPF is encoded by the coding sequence GTGCGAATTCTCCTCAGCAACGACGACGGCATCAACGCCCCGGGGCTGGCCGCTCTGGCCGCGGAAATGGCGAAACATGGTGAGATTATCATCTACGCCCCGCTTTCCGAGATGAGCGCGGTCGGCCATGCCATCACTCTCAGCGATCCCTTGCGCGTCAGCGAGATGCGCAAGAACGGGGCGTTTTTCGGATATGCGGTCCGCGGCACCCCTGCCGACTGCGTCAAGGTGGCGATCTGGGAGCTCGGCCGCCAGAACCGCCTGCCCGACATCGTCATCTCGGGGATCAATCAGGGCTCCAATACCGGCATCAACACCATCTATTCCGGGACGGTCTCGGCGGCGACCGAAGGGGCCATCTCGGGGATTCCGGCGATCGCGATGAGCCTGGCCTCCTATGCCAGTCCCGATTTTTCTGTCGCCGCCGAATTCGCGGGAGTGATCGCCCATCAGCTTTTAGCGCACCCCCTGCCGCCGGGGGTCTTCCTGAATGTGAACGTCCCCGCGGTGCCGCGCCGCGAAATCCGTGGCGTCCGCATCACCCGGCAAGGGACCGCCAATTGGATCGAAGAGTATGAAATCCGCAAGGATCCGCACAACCGCAATTATTACTGGCTGACCGGCGAAAAACGCGACGAAGAGCCGGATCCGGAACTCGATGACCAGGCGATCCTGGAGAATATGGTTTCGATCACACCGGTTCACTGCGACATGACCTGCTACCCGGCACTGACCACCCTGCGGGAGTGGAACATCCCATTCTGA
- the guaA gene encoding glutamine-hydrolyzing GMP synthase — translation MEHLERILILDFGSQYTQLIARRIRELGVYSEIKPYSISVDEVRRLQPRGIILSGGPSSVYDSEAPLPDPALFEMDLPILGICYGLQVIGRLFGGEVARAPQREYGRAELQMDGPESLFSGLGEAMTVWMSHGDHLTRIPPEFTVIAHTANAPIAAIRHQHRAIYGIQFHPEVVHTPRGTELLGNFVFKNCGCRGDWSASSFVESTVAEIRARVGQERVLCALSGGVDSTVAAALVGRAIGRQLTCLFVDTGLLREKEGEEVCRFYRNADFDFQLIDASERFLTRLEGVTDPEQKRKIIGREFIAVFEEEARRIGKVSHLVQGTLYPDVIESVSTKGPSATIKSHHNVGGLPEQMQLKLIEPLRELFKDEVRKVGREVGVPEYILSRHPFPGPGLAVRILGAITPERLAILRPADRIFIEELRRSGEYDRIWQAFAVLLPIQTVGVMGDERTYENVVALRAVTSMDGMTADWAEIPRPLLARISNRIINEVKGVNRVVYDISSKPPSTIEWE, via the coding sequence ATGGAGCACCTTGAGCGGATCCTGATCCTCGATTTCGGATCGCAATACACCCAACTGATCGCCCGCCGCATCCGCGAGTTGGGCGTCTATTCCGAGATCAAACCTTATTCCATCTCCGTGGACGAAGTGCGCCGGCTGCAGCCCCGGGGCATCATTCTCTCCGGCGGACCCTCCTCGGTCTATGACTCGGAGGCCCCGCTCCCGGACCCGGCCCTTTTCGAGATGGATCTCCCCATCCTGGGGATCTGTTATGGCCTCCAGGTCATCGGCCGCCTGTTCGGCGGTGAGGTCGCGCGCGCGCCGCAGCGCGAGTATGGCCGCGCCGAACTGCAGATGGATGGGCCCGAGAGCCTCTTCTCGGGACTGGGCGAAGCGATGACGGTTTGGATGAGTCATGGCGATCATCTCACCCGCATCCCGCCGGAATTCACGGTCATCGCCCATACCGCCAACGCACCGATCGCCGCGATCCGCCACCAGCATCGTGCCATCTACGGCATCCAGTTCCATCCGGAGGTGGTGCACACCCCGCGCGGCACGGAGTTGCTCGGCAATTTTGTATTCAAGAACTGCGGCTGCCGCGGGGACTGGAGCGCCAGTTCCTTCGTCGAGAGCACGGTGGCGGAGATCCGCGCGCGCGTCGGCCAGGAACGCGTCCTCTGCGCCCTTTCGGGGGGTGTCGATTCGACGGTCGCGGCGGCCCTGGTCGGGCGCGCCATCGGCCGCCAGCTCACCTGCCTTTTTGTCGACACCGGCCTGCTGCGCGAGAAGGAAGGCGAAGAGGTCTGTCGGTTTTACCGCAACGCCGATTTCGACTTTCAGCTCATCGACGCCAGCGAGCGGTTCCTCACGCGGCTGGAAGGCGTGACCGACCCCGAGCAGAAACGCAAGATCATCGGACGCGAATTCATCGCTGTGTTTGAGGAGGAGGCCCGCCGGATCGGCAAGGTGAGTCATCTGGTGCAAGGGACTCTCTATCCCGACGTCATCGAAAGCGTCTCGACTAAAGGCCCCTCGGCCACCATCAAGAGCCATCACAACGTCGGCGGGCTCCCCGAGCAGATGCAGCTCAAGCTGATCGAGCCGCTGCGCGAACTCTTCAAGGACGAGGTTCGCAAGGTCGGGCGCGAAGTGGGGGTGCCAGAGTACATTCTCAGTCGTCATCCCTTCCCCGGCCCCGGCCTGGCTGTTCGCATTCTCGGAGCGATCACTCCGGAACGTCTAGCCATCCTCCGGCCGGCCGACCGCATCTTCATTGAGGAACTGCGCCGCAGCGGTGAGTACGACCGGATCTGGCAGGCCTTTGCGGTCCTGCTGCCGATCCAGACCGTTGGCGTCATGGGGGATGAGCGCACTTACGAAAATGTCGTCGCCCTGCGCGCAGTCACCAGCATGGACGGCATGACTGCCGACTGGGCCGAGATTCCCCGGCCGCTGCTGGCGCGGATCTCGAATCGGATCATCAATGAAGTCAAGGGGGTTAACCGGGTGGTGTATGACATCAGTTCCAAGCCCCCTAGCACCATTGAATGGGAATAG
- the glmS gene encoding glutamine--fructose-6-phosphate transaminase (isomerizing), producing the protein MCGIVGYIGQKNVLPLLLNGLHRLEYRGYDSAGIALWTNSGIWVEKAAGKIPELERILPEEPPQSTLGIGHTRWATHGEPSTRNAHPHSDCSQRVAVVHNGIIENFILLREELIHKGHNFASDTDSEVLSHLFEEYLEKGLDLGEAVRQGLACVQGTYGLAIIDRDHPDMLVAARNGSPLVIGQGDGEFFIASDAAPLVGVIQSVTYLDDGELAVITRSGLSVKTIGNCPVAKIAEPIGLDLQQIEKAGYEHFMLKEIMEQPSTLADTLRGRLLWEEGTARLGGIEHDFESLLYARRIIITACGTSWHAALIGEYLFEELVGIPVEVEYASEFRYRNPIVNNDSAVIAISQSGETADTLAAVREAKRKRSKVYGICNVVGSSIARETDAGVYLHAGPEIGVASTKAFTSQVTVLALITLLLGRMRSISSARGRELVSELQSIPGKIQKILEQNHLIRELAEMHKEVRNCLYLGRGYNFPVALEGALKLKEIAYIHAEGYPAAEIKHGPIALIDDHMPVVFIATRDSVYDKILSNIEEVRARNGRVIAIATEGDQEIKKHAQHVIYVPAAVEMLTPLLTIIPLQLFAYHMAILRNCDVDQPRNLAKSVTVE; encoded by the coding sequence ATGTGCGGGATAGTTGGCTATATCGGGCAGAAGAATGTGCTGCCGCTGCTTCTCAACGGCTTGCACCGTCTCGAATACCGCGGTTATGACAGTGCCGGGATTGCGCTCTGGACCAACTCCGGCATCTGGGTGGAGAAAGCTGCCGGCAAGATCCCCGAGCTGGAGCGCATCCTGCCGGAAGAGCCGCCGCAAAGCACCCTCGGCATCGGGCATACGCGCTGGGCAACCCATGGCGAGCCCAGCACCCGTAACGCGCATCCCCATAGTGACTGCAGCCAGCGGGTTGCCGTGGTACACAACGGGATCATTGAGAATTTCATCCTGTTGCGTGAGGAGTTGATACACAAGGGCCATAACTTTGCCTCCGACACCGACAGCGAGGTCCTGAGTCATCTCTTCGAAGAGTATCTCGAAAAGGGGCTGGACCTGGGCGAGGCCGTGCGCCAGGGCCTGGCTTGTGTGCAGGGCACCTATGGCCTGGCGATCATCGACCGCGACCACCCTGACATGCTGGTGGCGGCGCGCAACGGCTCCCCCCTGGTCATCGGCCAGGGCGACGGCGAGTTCTTCATCGCCTCTGATGCCGCACCGCTGGTCGGTGTGATCCAGAGCGTAACCTATCTTGATGACGGCGAACTGGCCGTCATCACCCGCAGCGGACTCTCGGTCAAAACCATTGGAAATTGCCCGGTGGCCAAGATCGCCGAGCCCATCGGCCTCGATCTCCAGCAGATCGAGAAGGCCGGCTATGAACATTTTATGCTCAAGGAAATCATGGAGCAGCCGAGCACTCTGGCCGACACCCTGCGTGGCCGTCTGCTCTGGGAGGAAGGCACGGCCCGTCTCGGCGGCATCGAGCACGATTTCGAATCCCTTCTGTACGCCCGGCGCATCATCATCACCGCCTGCGGCACCTCCTGGCACGCGGCCCTGATCGGAGAATACCTGTTCGAAGAGCTGGTCGGCATCCCGGTGGAGGTGGAATACGCCTCGGAGTTCCGCTACCGCAATCCGATTGTCAATAACGATTCCGCGGTCATCGCCATCAGCCAGTCGGGTGAGACCGCTGACACTTTGGCTGCGGTCCGCGAGGCCAAACGCAAGCGCAGCAAGGTCTACGGCATCTGCAACGTGGTGGGATCGAGCATCGCCCGGGAGACCGACGCCGGGGTCTACCTCCATGCCGGACCCGAGATCGGTGTGGCCTCAACTAAGGCCTTCACCTCGCAGGTGACCGTACTGGCGCTGATCACCCTGCTGCTCGGGCGGATGCGCTCGATTTCATCGGCGCGTGGCCGCGAACTCGTCAGCGAGCTTCAAAGCATCCCCGGCAAGATTCAGAAGATTCTGGAGCAGAACCATCTCATCCGCGAGCTGGCCGAGATGCACAAGGAGGTTCGTAACTGCCTCTACCTCGGCCGCGGCTACAATTTCCCAGTCGCCCTGGAGGGTGCCTTAAAGCTCAAGGAGATCGCCTACATTCATGCAGAGGGCTACCCGGCTGCGGAGATCAAGCATGGTCCCATCGCTCTCATCGACGATCATATGCCGGTGGTCTTTATTGCCACCCGCGACTCAGTTTATGACAAAATCCTCAGCAACATCGAGGAGGTGCGGGCGCGCAACGGTCGGGTGATCGCCATCGCCACCGAAGGGGACCAGGAAATAAAGAAACACGCTCAACATGTTATTTATGTACCAGCGGCAGTGGAGATGCTGACACCGCTTCTTACCATCATCCCGCTGCAGCTTTTTGCCTACCACATGGCGATCCTACGCAATTGCGATGTGGACCAACCCCGCAATCTGGCCAAGAGTGTGACCGTTGAATAA
- a CDS encoding penicillin-binding protein activator, producing the protein MKALSAAVPAARFGIALLLICLIAIGFQLVSPATAAAQNGTVKALFDQGLASYHSGAYEHARSLLLSALNKSSSAPHLSKIYLLLSAANDRLGDLPQSRYYAGKLVREFPQSRYRDAAEYALARASYSAGETVDALFHLLTIIDRNPATALSESAKMVGSRIAAEGIHDSGLESYLSLFQRAGSRNWLLYWLARQAYGQGRRNEGETWLNRLEMNNPEPRLQRLAQELRSRPPTESLYMLRVGIILPLSGFEADNGMEFLRGVALAFQDQPQGIELIVKDSGSSIRQGIRAMQALIDSHVDLILGELAGDRSAAMAALAAQRDIPMLVPVASDNGIAALGPNVWQLTSDIETRGAALANYAYSTLGLRTFVSLAPADEYGQALSDAFANTIDKLGGTIIAQQWYYPGTKDVSRQFTAIRESAGQFTPRDSLTAGDFLARGYQGQQQTHDFKYARPSRRPAPAPAGDEEEQDIPLVTSIDGFFMPIYAEDIAIVAPQFSLAHIQAVALGGDDWLHGALLQSQRRYLDGAVFCAGSFADETSTEYIQFKNRFRMATATSAGPLAVSGYDAAHLVTAAVVAGNHSAGEILEWIGQAQHRSGIGTDFSFSRGTRVNQEVAILKYKNGVITRLHD; encoded by the coding sequence TTGAAGGCCCTATCTGCTGCGGTGCCGGCCGCCCGGTTCGGTATCGCCCTGCTGCTTATTTGCCTCATCGCCATCGGCTTCCAGCTCGTCAGCCCTGCAACCGCTGCTGCCCAGAACGGCACCGTCAAGGCCCTGTTCGATCAGGGACTGGCTTCCTATCACAGCGGAGCGTATGAACACGCCCGATCCCTACTTCTGAGCGCCCTCAATAAGAGTTCGAGCGCACCCCACCTGAGCAAGATCTATCTACTACTCAGCGCTGCCAACGATCGGCTGGGCGACCTGCCGCAATCGCGCTACTATGCTGGCAAACTAGTGCGAGAATTCCCGCAAAGCCGCTATCGCGATGCCGCAGAATACGCCCTTGCGCGCGCCAGCTATAGCGCAGGCGAGACCGTCGACGCTCTATTTCATCTTCTGACCATCATCGACCGCAATCCTGCGACAGCGCTTTCAGAGAGCGCCAAAATGGTTGGCAGCCGGATCGCTGCCGAGGGGATTCACGACTCGGGTCTCGAAAGCTATCTTTCTCTATTCCAGCGCGCCGGGAGCCGTAATTGGCTGCTCTACTGGCTGGCGCGGCAAGCCTATGGCCAAGGCCGACGCAATGAGGGGGAAACCTGGCTTAACCGGCTGGAAATGAATAACCCCGAGCCTCGGCTGCAGCGGCTTGCTCAGGAGCTGAGATCCCGGCCGCCGACGGAGAGCCTCTACATGCTGCGTGTCGGCATCATCCTGCCCCTCTCTGGATTCGAAGCGGATAATGGCATGGAATTCCTCCGCGGCGTCGCCCTGGCCTTTCAGGACCAGCCGCAGGGGATCGAGTTGATCGTCAAGGATTCGGGCTCCAGCATCCGGCAGGGCATCCGCGCCATGCAGGCGCTGATCGACAGCCATGTCGATCTGATCCTTGGCGAGTTGGCGGGCGACCGCAGCGCCGCCATGGCCGCCCTGGCAGCGCAGCGCGATATCCCGATGCTGGTGCCGGTCGCATCCGACAACGGCATCGCCGCGCTCGGACCCAATGTCTGGCAGCTGACCAGCGACATCGAAACCCGCGGCGCAGCGCTGGCCAACTATGCCTACTCCACTCTCGGCTTACGAACCTTCGTCTCACTGGCGCCCGCCGACGAGTACGGTCAGGCCCTCAGCGACGCTTTTGCCAACACCATCGACAAACTGGGCGGCACCATCATCGCCCAGCAGTGGTATTATCCCGGAACAAAGGATGTCTCCCGGCAATTCACCGCCATCCGTGAATCCGCCGGACAGTTCACCCCACGCGACTCCCTCACTGCAGGCGATTTTCTTGCGAGAGGATACCAGGGCCAGCAACAAACCCATGACTTCAAGTACGCCCGGCCTTCACGGCGCCCGGCGCCGGCTCCGGCTGGGGATGAGGAGGAGCAGGACATTCCGCTGGTCACCTCCATTGATGGTTTCTTCATGCCTATCTATGCCGAGGATATCGCTATTGTCGCACCGCAGTTCAGCCTTGCCCACATCCAGGCCGTGGCTCTGGGCGGCGATGACTGGCTACATGGCGCCCTTTTGCAGAGCCAGCGGCGCTATCTGGACGGCGCGGTCTTCTGCGCCGGCAGCTTTGCTGATGAAACGAGCACGGAATATATCCAGTTTAAAAATCGTTTTAGAATGGCGACAGCCACTTCGGCCGGACCGCTGGCCGTTTCCGGCTATGATGCTGCTCATCTGGTCACCGCAGCGGTCGTCGCCGGCAACCACTCCGCTGGCGAGATCCTGGAGTGGATTGGCCAGGCGCAACATCGCAGCGGCATCGGTACCGACTTTTCTTTCAGCCGCGGCACCCGGGTGAATCAGGAGGTTGCCATTCTGAAATATAAAAACGGCGTCATAACCCGCCTGCATGATTAA
- a CDS encoding undecaprenyl-diphosphate phosphatase: MTLFNSILLGIIQGLTEFLPVSSSGHLVLAEHFLGVADAGITLEVMLHFGTLLAVFVAFRKEIVRLLAAFFSLFRPDRSLSSRLREAPDLRLLLYLFLATLPAVVIGLIFKDKIEAAFDQPRFVAWALLFTSLLLALTFLARKGNKNLTWINTLIMGLAQALAILPGVSRSGSTISFGLFSGLRGEDAARFSFLLSIPAVLGATILKLHDMAAAPVVSGYAGILLSGATAAFLTGWLAIAAMLRILRHGKLYWFAPYCLLLGLAMCYLL, encoded by the coding sequence TTGACGCTCTTCAATTCCATCCTTCTCGGCATCATCCAGGGATTGACCGAATTCCTTCCGGTCTCCAGCTCCGGCCATCTTGTGCTCGCCGAGCATTTCCTAGGCGTTGCGGACGCGGGGATCACCCTTGAAGTCATGCTCCACTTCGGTACGCTGCTGGCCGTCTTTGTAGCCTTCCGCAAAGAGATCGTGCGCCTCCTCGCCGCCTTTTTCTCCCTCTTCCGCCCCGACAGATCCCTCTCCAGCCGTCTCCGCGAAGCGCCTGACCTCCGTCTGCTGCTCTACCTTTTTCTGGCCACACTGCCCGCCGTCGTTATCGGTCTGATCTTCAAGGATAAAATCGAGGCGGCCTTTGATCAGCCGCGCTTTGTCGCCTGGGCCCTCCTCTTCACCAGCTTGCTTCTAGCCCTCACCTTTCTGGCCCGCAAGGGCAACAAGAACCTGACCTGGATCAATACCCTCATTATGGGGCTGGCCCAGGCCCTGGCCATTCTGCCGGGCGTTTCGCGCTCAGGCTCGACCATCAGCTTTGGTCTTTTCAGTGGACTGCGTGGCGAGGACGCGGCGCGCTTTTCTTTTTTGCTCTCGATTCCGGCAGTGCTCGGCGCGACAATACTCAAGCTCCATGATATGGCTGCCGCGCCGGTCGTCTCCGGTTATGCTGGCATTCTTCTGTCCGGAGCAACCGCCGCCTTTCTGACCGGCTGGCTGGCCATCGCTGCCATGCTGCGCATTCTGCGCCATGGCAAGCTCTACTGGTTCGCCCCCTACTGCCTGCTGCTGGGGCTCGCTATGTGTTACCTCCTTTAG
- a CDS encoding gamma-glutamyl-gamma-aminobutyrate hydrolase family protein, with protein MRTPLIAVTMDQSPATDLRPFARGRDLYFINAAYIRYLEDAECLPLALPTWLKQDLIPELIHSIDGLLLTGGDDVFAGAYGEATIPGTWRIDPPRTYFEIALITEALRQNKPLFGICRGCQMINVALGGTLYQDIASQIPGAQQHRSPDSPVLTYHSVEIESGSRLENILGKSAYTVNSSHHQAIRTLAASLRVTALAEDGVIEGIERPGAAFVLGVQWHPETMQELSGSKALLEAFLSQCRKQAGER; from the coding sequence ATGCGTACTCCCCTGATCGCAGTGACCATGGATCAGAGTCCCGCTACGGATTTACGTCCCTTCGCCCGCGGCCGCGATCTCTATTTTATCAATGCAGCCTACATCCGCTATCTGGAAGACGCCGAGTGCCTACCCCTCGCCCTACCTACCTGGCTGAAACAGGACCTCATCCCCGAGCTGATCCATTCCATCGACGGGCTGCTCCTGACAGGAGGCGACGATGTATTCGCCGGGGCATACGGAGAGGCAACCATACCAGGCACCTGGCGCATCGATCCGCCGCGAACCTATTTTGAGATTGCTCTCATCACCGAGGCCCTGCGCCAGAACAAGCCCCTCTTCGGGATCTGCCGAGGCTGCCAGATGATCAATGTCGCCCTCGGCGGCACCCTTTATCAGGATATCGCCAGTCAGATTCCGGGCGCACAACAGCATCGCTCGCCGGATTCGCCGGTTCTAACCTATCATTCTGTGGAGATTGAGTCCGGCAGCCGCCTTGAAAACATTTTGGGGAAATCCGCGTATACGGTGAACAGTTCGCATCATCAGGCGATCAGGACCCTGGCCGCCTCTCTTCGGGTGACAGCCCTCGCGGAGGATGGCGTCATCGAAGGCATCGAACGGCCCGGCGCTGCCTTTGTCCTGGGGGTCCAGTGGCACCCGGAGACCATGCAGGAACTCTCCGGCAGCAAGGCGCTGCTCGAAGCCTTTCTGAGCCAGTGCCGGAAACAGGCAGGAGAGCGATGA
- the holA gene encoding DNA polymerase III subunit delta, producing MKTTLDALHQAWNAGKYDPVYLFYGQDDFQIELIVEALIRKAVEPGSKDFNFDPLYGNETEGAQIVNLASAYPMMAERRVVLVKNVHLLPAADLELVARYAKSALASTCLVLTAAKIDARRTVWQQLLQNSVNVECRPLYDNQVPDWLRRRLSHAGLTITEEAIRMLQGLAGSNLRQLESEIDKVKINLGERKRIEVGDVERVVGATRQFSIFELCDAVGQRRIDASLVIVDHMLTQGEQPTGILAMLTRHFVILSRLNAMKDRRLPPESLAKALKIQPFFLKNYAAQANNFSAAQLRSAIGYLLDADLQLKSSYQKPRLVLELLLLRLQFAL from the coding sequence ATGAAGACGACGCTGGACGCACTGCACCAGGCCTGGAACGCCGGCAAGTACGATCCGGTCTATCTTTTTTACGGGCAGGATGATTTCCAGATTGAACTGATCGTCGAAGCCCTGATTCGCAAAGCGGTCGAGCCGGGCAGTAAGGACTTTAATTTCGATCCGCTATATGGCAACGAGACCGAGGGCGCGCAGATCGTCAATCTCGCGAGTGCCTATCCGATGATGGCCGAGCGGCGGGTCGTTCTGGTTAAAAATGTCCACCTTCTACCCGCAGCGGATCTGGAACTGGTCGCTCGCTACGCCAAGTCGGCTCTGGCAAGCACCTGTCTGGTGCTGACGGCGGCCAAAATCGATGCCCGCCGCACCGTTTGGCAACAGTTGCTGCAGAACAGCGTCAACGTCGAGTGTAGACCGCTCTACGACAACCAGGTGCCCGACTGGCTGCGCCGGCGCCTCAGCCATGCGGGATTGACTATCACCGAGGAGGCAATACGCATGCTCCAGGGGCTGGCCGGTAGCAACTTGCGCCAGTTGGAGAGTGAGATCGACAAGGTCAAGATCAATCTTGGCGAGCGCAAACGGATCGAGGTCGGCGATGTCGAGCGGGTGGTCGGCGCGACACGGCAGTTCTCCATCTTTGAGCTTTGCGATGCCGTCGGCCAGCGCCGTATCGACGCCAGCTTGGTGATCGTAGATCACATGCTTACCCAGGGGGAGCAGCCCACCGGCATCCTGGCCATGCTGACGCGCCATTTCGTTATCCTCTCGAGGCTCAACGCGATGAAAGACCGGCGGCTGCCGCCCGAAAGTCTGGCAAAAGCCTTGAAAATACAGCCCTTTTTTCTCAAGAATTACGCCGCCCAGGCCAACAACTTTTCTGCAGCCCAGTTGCGCTCCGCCATCGGCTATTTGCTGGATGCGGACCTGCAGCTCAAGAGCAGCTATCAAAAGCCGCGTCTGGTGCTGGAGCTGCTTCTCCTGCGGCTGCAGTTCGCTCTGTAG
- a CDS encoding sigma-70 family RNA polymerase sigma factor: protein MNKENPKLSQLSDEELIQRFQEGDLYAFDLIVHRYKDALFNFTYRYLGSSQEAEDVVQETFLRIFRNRFAYRQIAKFSTWIYTIAGNLAKTELRKRKRRRLVYTSDLGYDEKEFEIVDSRADTERDVDSMLTEKEIQEAINKLPERFRKVILLVDVQELSYEEVSKIMRVPLGTVKSRVNRARLKLQGLLQDIFDAQR, encoded by the coding sequence ATGAACAAGGAAAATCCCAAACTCTCCCAGCTCAGCGATGAGGAGCTCATCCAGCGGTTCCAGGAGGGTGATCTCTACGCCTTTGACTTGATCGTGCATCGCTACAAGGATGCACTGTTCAATTTCACCTATCGCTATTTGGGCAGTTCGCAAGAGGCCGAAGATGTGGTCCAGGAAACGTTTCTCCGCATTTTCCGCAATCGTTTTGCCTACCGTCAGATTGCCAAATTTTCCACATGGATCTATACCATAGCCGGCAACCTGGCTAAGACCGAGTTGCGCAAACGAAAGCGGCGGCGGCTGGTCTACACCTCCGACCTCGGCTACGATGAAAAAGAGTTCGAGATTGTGGATAGCCGAGCCGATACCGAACGCGATGTGGACAGTATGCTCACCGAAAAGGAAATCCAGGAGGCGATCAACAAACTCCCGGAACGGTTCCGCAAGGTGATCCTGCTGGTAGACGTTCAGGAACTTTCCTATGAGGAAGTCAGTAAAATAATGCGAGTCCCACTCGGGACGGTAAAATCACGCGTCAACCGTGCCCGGCTCAAACTGCAGGGATTGCTACAGGATATCTTTGATGCGCAGCGCTAG